A region of Pseudarthrobacter sp. NIBRBAC000502770 DNA encodes the following proteins:
- a CDS encoding mandelate racemase/muconate lactonizing enzyme family protein, with translation MKIVSAHVGTIPISSSIRNAFIDFTKMDCTIIALVSDVFVDGKPLVGYGFNSNGRYNATGILQDRILPRLLDAPAEDLMDEKGELSPEKAWDIMMSNEKPGGHGERSVAVGVADMALHDLAAKIAGVPLYRWISDHYGDGNPDKDVFVYAAGGYYAPGKTLEDLQNEMRGFLAQGYNIVKMKIGGADLAEDLRRIEAVIEVLDGDASRLMVDVNGKFDLDTALEYGKAIDKYGLFWYEEVGDPLDYALNATLSEHYRNPIATGENLFSLQDARNLVRYGGMRPDRDFIQVDPALSYGLTEYRRIQDMLAQHGWSSRRCIPHGGHQFSLHIAAALKLGGNESYPGEFQPTGGFTDDAVVVNSRVAPGDLPGIGLEGKAEFYKVLRGLHE, from the coding sequence ATGAAAATCGTTTCCGCCCACGTAGGCACCATCCCCATCAGTTCCTCCATCCGGAACGCGTTCATTGACTTCACCAAGATGGACTGCACAATCATCGCGCTCGTCTCCGATGTGTTCGTTGACGGCAAGCCGCTGGTCGGCTACGGCTTTAACTCCAACGGCCGCTACAACGCTACGGGCATCCTGCAGGACCGCATCCTGCCGCGCCTGCTGGATGCTCCTGCCGAGGACCTCATGGATGAGAAGGGCGAACTGTCACCTGAGAAGGCGTGGGACATCATGATGTCCAACGAAAAGCCCGGTGGCCACGGCGAACGGTCGGTCGCCGTCGGCGTGGCCGACATGGCGCTGCACGACCTCGCCGCAAAGATCGCCGGTGTCCCCTTGTACCGGTGGATCTCGGACCACTACGGTGACGGCAATCCGGACAAGGACGTCTTCGTCTACGCCGCCGGCGGCTACTACGCCCCCGGCAAGACCCTTGAAGACTTGCAGAACGAAATGCGCGGCTTCCTGGCCCAGGGCTACAACATCGTCAAGATGAAGATCGGCGGCGCCGACCTGGCCGAGGACCTTCGCCGCATCGAAGCCGTCATCGAAGTCCTGGACGGCGACGCGTCCCGCCTGATGGTGGACGTCAACGGTAAGTTCGACCTGGATACCGCCCTGGAATACGGAAAAGCCATCGATAAGTACGGACTGTTCTGGTACGAAGAAGTCGGCGACCCGCTGGACTACGCCCTGAACGCCACCCTCTCCGAGCACTACAGGAACCCCATCGCGACCGGTGAGAACCTGTTCTCCCTCCAGGACGCACGGAACCTGGTCCGCTACGGCGGCATGCGCCCGGACCGTGACTTCATCCAGGTCGACCCGGCGTTGAGCTACGGCCTCACCGAATACCGCCGGATCCAGGACATGCTGGCCCAGCACGGTTGGTCCTCCCGCCGCTGCATCCCGCACGGCGGACACCAGTTCTCACTGCACATCGCCGCAGCCCTCAAGCTCGGCGGCAACGAGTCCTACCCCGGCGAATTCCAGCCCACCGGTGGCTTCACCGACGACGCAGTCGTCGTCAACAGCCGCGTAGCCCCCGGCGACCTGCCCGGCATTGGCCTGGAAGGCAAGGCCGAGTTCTACAAGGTCCTGCGCGGCCTGCACGAGTAA
- a CDS encoding GntR family transcriptional regulator, protein MSTNVFSSKGSLAYSELRQMILSGALAPGSRISQYELAENMQMSITPLREAIRRLSSEGLITMDTHRDSKVADMSAAEARELLEVRLSLEPSATELAAYRRTDADIAIIRSAAEKLLPVTRVWGEDAIIAHRDFHRAVYTASHNATLIKLLDDLWDKSDRYRRIGLELPSGDEPRTIDLNQHHQILELVTAGDGPGAAELARTHIANSLTASVTGALEERENESPSDLERTA, encoded by the coding sequence ATGAGTACCAACGTCTTTTCGAGCAAGGGCAGCCTGGCGTACAGCGAATTGCGTCAGATGATCCTCTCCGGCGCCTTAGCCCCCGGCTCGCGCATCTCTCAATACGAGTTGGCCGAAAACATGCAGATGAGCATCACCCCCCTGCGTGAAGCCATCCGCCGGCTCTCGAGTGAGGGCCTGATCACGATGGACACCCACCGCGACTCCAAGGTGGCTGACATGAGCGCCGCCGAAGCCCGCGAACTGCTGGAAGTACGCCTCTCCCTGGAGCCGTCCGCAACGGAACTGGCCGCCTACCGCCGGACCGACGCTGACATTGCCATCATCCGGTCGGCCGCCGAAAAACTACTCCCCGTCACGCGCGTGTGGGGCGAAGACGCCATCATCGCTCATCGCGACTTCCACCGCGCCGTCTACACGGCTTCTCACAACGCAACCCTGATCAAGCTCCTGGATGACCTCTGGGACAAGTCCGACCGCTACCGGCGCATCGGCCTGGAGCTGCCTTCCGGTGACGAGCCCCGCACCATCGACCTGAACCAGCACCACCAAATCCTTGAACTCGTCACCGCGGGAGACGGGCCCGGCGCGGCAGAACTCGCTCGCACCCACATCGCAAACAGCCTCACAGCATCGGTGACAGGTGCGTTGGAGGAGCGGGAGAACGAATCCCCGTCCGACCTTGAGAGAACCGCCTAA
- a CDS encoding ribbon-helix-helix protein, CopG family — MAMNLRVPEDLDRRLEKLAAEEHTSKSALLLQGAELVLQRHARRREISAGLDFVMSHDAELLKRLEDA; from the coding sequence ATGGCTATGAATCTCCGTGTCCCTGAAGACCTCGATCGGCGGCTGGAGAAGTTGGCTGCCGAGGAGCACACGTCCAAGTCCGCGCTTTTGTTGCAGGGCGCAGAGTTGGTTCTGCAGCGCCACGCGCGCCGGCGTGAAATCAGCGCAGGTCTTGATTTTGTTATGAGTCATGACGCTGAGTTGCTGAAGCGCCTTGAGGACGCGTGA
- a CDS encoding type II toxin-antitoxin system death-on-curing family toxin: MTAYLGIEDAVQVVDRHGFHIRDVGLLASALARPTTTVMGVEAYPELAVKAAALLESVARFHPLIDGNRRTAWTLMVLLLWINGYRHGFTTDEGFDLVVGVAAGTVDLVDSAAEISRHLVPR, translated from the coding sequence GTGACGGCGTACCTGGGCATTGAGGATGCAGTTCAGGTAGTTGATCGGCATGGCTTCCATATCCGTGATGTGGGGTTGTTGGCCTCGGCATTGGCCAGGCCGACCACGACTGTCATGGGCGTGGAGGCGTATCCGGAACTTGCGGTGAAGGCGGCAGCCTTGTTGGAGTCGGTCGCCCGGTTCCATCCACTCATTGATGGGAACAGACGGACGGCGTGGACGCTTATGGTGCTGCTGCTGTGGATCAATGGTTACCGGCATGGCTTCACCACGGATGAGGGCTTCGACCTCGTGGTCGGAGTCGCCGCGGGCACTGTCGACCTGGTGGACTCTGCCGCCGAGATTTCCAGGCATCTGGTGCCCCGGTAG
- a CDS encoding flavin reductase family protein: MTIVTERPGTLDPTHVRDTMSMVPTSVAVVAGQSELTGDRAAMIVGSFVFISLDPCLVGFFIGHESSSWPQLNKATVLGISALASTQAQFCRKLGKKDADRFDDSFWIQGAYGAPLVAGAVAALECQIENVTPIGDHAFVLARVLGLNTGNAKDPLVFQNHEFAGLLPR; this comes from the coding sequence ATGACTATCGTTACCGAACGGCCCGGCACTCTCGATCCCACCCACGTGCGGGACACCATGTCCATGGTGCCCACCAGCGTCGCCGTCGTCGCCGGACAGTCTGAACTCACCGGTGACCGTGCCGCAATGATCGTCGGATCGTTCGTCTTTATCTCCCTGGACCCGTGCCTGGTCGGCTTCTTCATCGGCCACGAGTCTTCCAGCTGGCCACAACTCAACAAGGCCACCGTGCTGGGCATCAGCGCTCTTGCATCAACACAGGCGCAGTTCTGCCGCAAGCTGGGTAAAAAGGACGCGGACCGCTTCGATGACAGCTTCTGGATCCAAGGAGCATACGGTGCCCCACTGGTCGCAGGCGCAGTCGCGGCCTTGGAATGCCAAATCGAGAACGTCACGCCCATCGGGGACCACGCCTTTGTCCTGGCCAGGGTCCTGGGCCTCAACACCGGGAACGCCAAAGATCCATTGGTCTTCCAAAACCATGAATTCGCGGGACTCCTCCCCCGCTAA
- a CDS encoding DUF1097 domain-containing protein has translation MKPLVIIGITAGILAGLWTQFSTPLGLITWVGFLSWACFFAAGGKRAALLKTIPANLSGVLWGAIIVWGAANLPIPGALGISVAVAAFAMCVQARWSLLGFIPGAFAGCAAYFGATFDVAGTCLALIVGACLGWLSEYTAGLLTTAKKDQASVPVADTQPVA, from the coding sequence ATGAAGCCCCTCGTCATCATCGGAATCACCGCCGGCATCCTCGCCGGGCTCTGGACCCAATTCAGCACACCCTTGGGCCTTATAACCTGGGTCGGATTCCTCTCCTGGGCATGCTTCTTCGCAGCCGGCGGAAAACGCGCCGCACTCCTCAAAACGATCCCTGCCAACCTCTCCGGAGTCCTCTGGGGCGCCATCATCGTCTGGGGAGCGGCGAACCTCCCCATCCCCGGCGCGCTCGGCATCTCCGTCGCCGTCGCAGCGTTCGCCATGTGCGTCCAGGCCCGCTGGAGCCTCCTGGGCTTCATCCCCGGAGCGTTTGCCGGATGCGCCGCCTACTTTGGCGCCACCTTCGACGTGGCCGGCACCTGTCTGGCCTTAATCGTCGGCGCCTGCCTTGGGTGGCTCTCCGAATACACCGCGGGGCTCCTCACCACGGCTAAAAAGGACCAGGCATCCGTCCCGGTCGCGGACACGCAACCCGTCGCCTGA
- a CDS encoding amidohydrolase family protein, with amino-acid sequence MSKTLFTNVNILDSTGAQPFLGEVLVVDERITDVRPGTGNLPREGSRVIDGRGQTLMSGLCDAHTHFTWNDGDLNSLETMNVEEHLLHTVESAKYYIDYGYTMCFGAASAKKRLDVVVRDAINAGRIPGPRYLANGQEIATTAGDLVPGITQIADGVEEMRKVVRETIGLGVDQIKLSISGEEITGTKAATDTYITEEELQVAVDEAHRRHVRVCTHARSRDSVLISLKTGVDMIYHASYIDDEGMDLLEAAKDRVFVAPAINWLVATLQDAEAFGYSHEAAEQAGYARELDIAVKAMQEMRRRGIRVLPGGDYGFAWTPRGTYARDLDHFVKLFGYTEMEAIIAATALGGELFEKPNELGKVLPGFYADMILVDGNPLEDITILQDINKITAVMKNGEFHRAPVEPTPATPDNADPADLALTHL; translated from the coding sequence ATGTCGAAAACCCTCTTCACCAACGTCAACATCCTGGACAGCACCGGCGCCCAGCCCTTCCTCGGGGAAGTGCTCGTCGTCGATGAGCGCATCACCGACGTCCGTCCCGGCACGGGCAACCTGCCCCGGGAGGGCTCCCGGGTCATCGATGGCCGCGGCCAGACCCTGATGTCGGGACTGTGCGACGCACACACCCACTTCACCTGGAACGACGGCGACCTCAACAGCCTGGAAACGATGAACGTCGAGGAACACCTGCTGCACACCGTCGAGTCAGCCAAGTACTACATCGACTACGGGTACACCATGTGCTTCGGGGCGGCCAGCGCCAAGAAGCGGCTCGATGTCGTCGTACGCGACGCCATCAACGCCGGCCGCATCCCCGGCCCCCGCTACCTGGCCAACGGCCAGGAAATCGCGACCACCGCAGGGGACCTCGTGCCCGGCATCACCCAGATCGCCGACGGCGTGGAGGAAATGCGCAAAGTGGTTCGTGAAACCATCGGACTGGGCGTGGACCAGATCAAACTCAGCATCTCCGGTGAGGAAATCACCGGCACCAAGGCAGCCACCGACACCTACATCACCGAAGAAGAACTCCAGGTCGCCGTCGACGAGGCGCACCGCCGGCACGTGCGCGTCTGCACCCACGCCCGCAGCCGCGACTCTGTGCTCATTTCCCTGAAAACCGGCGTCGACATGATCTACCACGCCTCCTACATTGATGACGAAGGCATGGACCTCCTCGAGGCCGCCAAGGACCGCGTCTTCGTCGCCCCTGCCATCAACTGGCTGGTCGCAACGCTCCAAGACGCCGAAGCGTTCGGCTACTCCCACGAGGCGGCCGAACAGGCCGGCTACGCCCGCGAACTCGACATCGCCGTCAAGGCAATGCAGGAGATGCGCCGCCGCGGCATCCGCGTGCTGCCCGGCGGAGACTACGGCTTCGCCTGGACGCCCCGCGGAACGTACGCCCGGGACCTGGACCACTTCGTGAAGCTCTTCGGCTACACCGAAATGGAAGCCATCATCGCTGCCACCGCCCTCGGCGGGGAACTCTTCGAAAAGCCCAACGAACTCGGCAAGGTCCTGCCCGGCTTCTACGCCGACATGATCCTCGTCGACGGCAACCCGCTCGAAGACATCACCATCCTGCAGGACATCAACAAGATCACCGCAGTGATGAAGAACGGCGAGTTCCACCGCGCACCGGTGGAACCCACGCCTGCGACTCCCGACAACGCGGACCCCGCCGACCTCGCCCTGACCCACCTCTAA
- a CDS encoding alpha/beta fold hydrolase, translating into MSTATIPAGLTAVGTKHLFVESTGTGEDVVLVHGLGGTTSFYEPLVASLAERFRVTRYDFAGHGRSPRVGELSLESLAAELALVIESQTTTGRAHLVAHSMGTLIVQQLASTRPDLVREVVLLGAVREQAQAAKDATRARAALVREKGMAAVADTVATAATADHAAIGNPLVRPFVRELLLGQDPEAYAQACEALASATNPDLARIQSKVLLLTGSEDKVSTPESNEAIAGELGQAELLVAPGTGHWTVPEAPDFVTAAVLDFLTGSTLKPETKKTCACSSASPGCQSRRQQTITMQIRKTP; encoded by the coding sequence ATGAGCACCGCGACCATCCCCGCAGGGCTGACAGCCGTCGGAACGAAACACCTTTTCGTCGAAAGCACGGGCACCGGAGAGGATGTTGTCCTGGTCCACGGACTGGGCGGCACCACCAGCTTCTATGAACCGCTCGTCGCTTCACTTGCCGAACGGTTCCGGGTCACCCGCTACGACTTCGCCGGACACGGCCGCTCGCCCCGGGTGGGGGAACTTAGCCTGGAATCCCTGGCCGCCGAATTGGCCCTGGTCATCGAATCCCAGACCACGACAGGCCGCGCCCACCTTGTTGCCCACTCGATGGGAACCCTCATCGTCCAGCAGCTGGCCTCAACACGTCCTGACCTGGTCCGGGAAGTCGTCCTGCTGGGCGCGGTCCGGGAACAGGCCCAGGCGGCCAAGGACGCCACCCGGGCACGGGCGGCCCTCGTCCGCGAAAAGGGCATGGCCGCGGTGGCCGACACCGTCGCGACCGCCGCCACGGCCGATCATGCAGCGATCGGGAACCCGTTGGTGCGCCCCTTCGTGCGTGAACTGCTCCTGGGCCAGGACCCGGAAGCCTACGCGCAGGCCTGCGAAGCCCTGGCCTCAGCAACCAACCCGGACCTGGCCAGGATCCAGTCCAAGGTGCTGCTGCTGACCGGCAGCGAAGACAAAGTCAGCACCCCGGAATCGAACGAGGCCATTGCAGGGGAGCTGGGCCAGGCCGAACTCCTGGTCGCCCCGGGCACCGGCCACTGGACGGTGCCGGAGGCGCCGGACTTCGTCACCGCCGCGGTCCTGGACTTCCTCACCGGCTCCACGCTCAAGCCGGAGACGAAGAAGACATGTGCCTGCAGCAGCGCCAGCCCCGGCTGTCAGTCACGCCGCCAGCAGACCATCACCATGCAGATCCGCAAAACCCCCTAA
- a CDS encoding fumarylacetoacetate hydrolase family protein, which yields MKLVTFRHNGTQQTGVLNTDATTVTAVPGGQDLLSLIDNWDSAAAQLAASTGEAIPVADVELLAPIPLPRRNIFCVGRNYVEHAKEFANSGYDATASATPQPEYPVVFTKAPSTVIGTGADVDPHAGVTSELDYEAELGVIIGTGGRGISKADALDHVWGYTIINDVTARDLQKDHKQWFLGKSLDTHCPMGPWAVTRDEVGDGPLDLLCTVNGETRQKATTADLIFDIPTIIETISAGITLQPGDIIATGTPVGVGIGFTPPRFLTSGDVVEITISKLGTLRNRIGEGR from the coding sequence TTGAAACTCGTTACTTTCCGCCACAACGGCACCCAGCAGACCGGCGTCCTCAACACCGACGCCACAACGGTGACTGCTGTGCCGGGCGGGCAGGACCTGCTTTCGCTCATCGACAACTGGGACAGCGCAGCTGCCCAGCTCGCCGCCTCGACCGGAGAAGCAATCCCCGTGGCCGACGTCGAGCTGCTGGCCCCCATCCCGCTCCCCCGCCGGAACATCTTCTGCGTGGGCCGCAACTACGTCGAACACGCCAAGGAATTCGCCAACTCCGGCTACGACGCAACCGCAAGCGCCACACCCCAGCCGGAATACCCGGTGGTGTTCACTAAGGCACCCTCCACGGTCATCGGCACCGGCGCGGACGTCGACCCGCACGCCGGCGTCACCTCCGAACTCGACTACGAAGCCGAACTCGGCGTCATCATCGGCACGGGCGGCCGCGGCATCAGCAAGGCCGACGCTCTGGACCACGTCTGGGGCTACACGATCATCAACGACGTCACCGCCCGCGACCTCCAGAAAGACCACAAGCAGTGGTTCCTGGGCAAGAGCCTCGACACCCACTGCCCCATGGGGCCCTGGGCCGTAACCCGCGATGAAGTCGGCGACGGCCCCCTGGACCTGCTCTGCACCGTCAACGGTGAAACCCGCCAGAAGGCCACGACAGCGGACCTGATCTTCGACATCCCCACCATCATCGAAACGATCAGCGCCGGCATCACGCTCCAGCCTGGGGACATCATCGCGACCGGCACCCCGGTCGGCGTCGGCATCGGCTTCACTCCGCCGCGGTTCCTGACCAGCGGAGACGTCGTCGAGATCACCATCAGCAAGCTCGGCACGCTGCGGAACCGGATCGGAGAAGGCCGATGA
- a CDS encoding GntR family transcriptional regulator, with the protein MAVSAAFENESLSEKVKRTIVDRVVDGTYPPGMRLVELQLAKEFGVSQAPVREALRELSSTRLVENIPRRGTFVRSASQDDLAEVYFVRLALEGTAAAAAYPALNADPAPLREALAGMREAAATNDAHGIAKYSTDFHRAVVVATGNRLMLEIWDSLYVEARTMATVVRGHVDLHAAAEAHVPILEAFESGTPDLCTKLVTEHQHEYSILPQE; encoded by the coding sequence ATGGCGGTATCAGCAGCATTTGAGAACGAGAGCCTCTCGGAAAAAGTCAAGCGCACCATCGTGGACAGGGTCGTTGACGGCACCTACCCTCCCGGTATGCGCCTCGTGGAGCTCCAGCTCGCCAAAGAATTCGGCGTCAGCCAAGCGCCGGTCCGCGAGGCCCTGCGGGAGCTGTCCTCCACACGGCTGGTCGAAAACATCCCCCGCCGCGGAACCTTCGTCCGGTCCGCCTCCCAGGATGACCTCGCCGAAGTCTACTTCGTCCGCCTCGCCCTGGAGGGAACCGCCGCCGCCGCCGCATATCCGGCACTGAACGCCGACCCGGCACCGCTGCGGGAGGCCCTGGCCGGCATGCGTGAGGCCGCGGCGACGAACGATGCCCACGGCATCGCCAAATACAGTACCGACTTCCACCGGGCTGTTGTAGTTGCGACCGGGAACCGGCTGATGCTGGAGATCTGGGATTCCCTGTATGTCGAGGCCCGCACCATGGCCACCGTCGTGCGCGGCCACGTCGACCTGCACGCAGCGGCCGAAGCCCACGTCCCGATCCTGGAAGCCTTCGAGAGCGGCACACCGGACCTCTGCACCAAGCTCGTCACCGAACACCAGCACGAGTACTCCATCCTCCCCCAGGAATAG
- a CDS encoding DHA2 family efflux MFS transporter permease subunit — protein sequence MSERNIPRLTAVAVTLAVVMDLLDTTVVNIAVPTLQEEFDAGPGPVQWVITSYLLAIAVSLPMSGWISRRLGQGRAFLIALGIFGMASALTALAWSLPVLIAFRALQGLGGGLILPIGMAMLFAAFPADQRAKASALISVPAALAPVLGPLIGGWFVQDIGWRWVFWLNMPIALAAILTGLRLPAQRPATPGARFDGVGLVLVSAGLVLLVLGLTGAENGYPAALPLIAIATAVLLLAGFAVRQLRREDPLLNVRLLVKQEIWSSNLAFLLTALSYGALLFLLPLYLQGHGGMSPLNSGFMTSLHAVGILLATPVTTRLTRRTGPRAPLAAGLGLMAAGAGALSLAGQATPGWLTAAAILVAGAGFGTTIVPLQTATVTGLQGPELADGSTIVNMARQIGMAVGVAAAAAALNALNGTHGPGSGYPGAFLLAAALAALAIVPSLAFRDPKPAPRDPEHDPKRPERTGATRAS from the coding sequence ATGTCTGAACGAAACATTCCCCGGCTGACAGCTGTGGCTGTGACCCTGGCTGTCGTCATGGACCTGCTGGATACCACTGTGGTCAATATCGCGGTGCCTACCCTTCAGGAGGAGTTCGACGCCGGCCCCGGGCCGGTCCAGTGGGTGATCACCTCCTATCTTTTGGCGATCGCGGTGTCACTGCCGATGAGTGGCTGGATCAGCCGCCGTCTGGGCCAGGGCCGGGCATTCCTGATCGCGCTGGGAATCTTCGGGATGGCCTCGGCCCTCACTGCCTTGGCATGGTCCCTGCCGGTCCTCATCGCGTTCCGGGCTCTACAGGGTCTGGGCGGAGGGTTGATCCTCCCGATCGGCATGGCCATGCTTTTCGCCGCGTTCCCCGCCGACCAGCGGGCGAAGGCCTCCGCGCTCATTTCGGTGCCGGCGGCCCTCGCCCCGGTCCTGGGCCCGCTGATCGGTGGGTGGTTTGTGCAGGACATCGGCTGGCGGTGGGTCTTCTGGCTTAACATGCCCATCGCCCTCGCCGCCATTCTGACCGGCCTGCGCTTGCCGGCGCAGCGGCCGGCCACCCCCGGTGCCCGGTTCGACGGCGTTGGCCTTGTACTTGTCTCGGCAGGCCTTGTGCTTTTGGTGCTGGGTCTTACCGGAGCCGAGAACGGATACCCCGCCGCTCTGCCCCTGATCGCCATCGCCACCGCAGTGCTGCTCCTGGCCGGCTTCGCCGTGCGGCAGCTCCGCCGCGAAGATCCCCTGCTCAATGTCCGGCTGCTCGTCAAGCAGGAGATCTGGAGCAGCAACCTCGCCTTCCTCCTGACCGCCCTGTCCTATGGGGCGCTACTGTTCCTGCTCCCGCTGTATCTCCAGGGCCACGGCGGGATGTCCCCGCTGAACAGCGGATTCATGACATCCCTGCATGCCGTCGGCATCCTGCTGGCCACCCCGGTCACCACGCGCCTTACCCGGCGCACGGGCCCGCGTGCGCCGCTGGCTGCAGGGTTGGGTCTCATGGCAGCGGGAGCGGGTGCCCTGTCACTGGCGGGCCAGGCAACGCCGGGGTGGCTGACGGCAGCCGCGATTCTGGTTGCGGGTGCGGGTTTCGGCACAACCATCGTCCCGCTGCAGACGGCTACCGTCACCGGACTGCAAGGTCCGGAGCTGGCCGACGGTTCGACAATCGTGAACATGGCCCGGCAGATCGGCATGGCGGTCGGCGTAGCCGCCGCCGCTGCTGCCCTCAATGCCTTGAACGGCACCCACGGCCCCGGTTCCGGATATCCCGGCGCCTTTCTCCTCGCCGCGGCCCTGGCAGCGCTGGCCATTGTCCCCAGCCTGGCCTTCAGGGACCCCAAGCCCGCACCGCGAGATCCAGAACATGACCCGAAACGGCCTGAACGGACGGGCGCCACGAGAGCATCATGA
- a CDS encoding cupin domain-containing protein, with product MDSTLTDHGPAPYVLDIERATEANDDYRRTIWTGGRLQVTVMAIAPGDDIGLEVHQAVDQFLRVESGQGKVQMGPAAGNLIHEWGARDGDAIFVPAGTWHNVTAVGAVPLKLYSIYSPPEHAHGTVQATKSDPK from the coding sequence ATTGATTCCACGCTCACCGACCATGGTCCCGCGCCTTATGTCCTGGACATCGAGCGTGCTACGGAGGCCAACGATGACTACCGAAGGACAATCTGGACGGGCGGCCGGCTGCAGGTCACTGTTATGGCCATTGCCCCGGGGGACGACATCGGACTGGAAGTGCACCAGGCTGTGGACCAGTTCCTGCGGGTGGAGAGCGGACAGGGGAAGGTCCAGATGGGTCCGGCAGCCGGGAACCTGATCCATGAGTGGGGCGCACGGGACGGCGATGCGATCTTTGTTCCGGCCGGAACCTGGCACAACGTCACAGCCGTGGGTGCTGTCCCCTTGAAGCTCTACTCGATCTATTCACCACCGGAACACGCGCACGGCACTGTGCAGGCGACAAAATCCGATCCCAAATAA
- a CDS encoding GntR family transcriptional regulator has product MTVTAGESTVKDPDSSSGGPLVATLLRVRVRDHIAARIVDGTYAPGQRLTELEIARSLGTSQTPAREALRDLAGMGFVESEPNKGCRVRELDSEDLRQAHPVRAALEEIAGHSAARHLKGKTTDLASALDGMRAAQENGDLIALCFHSTRFHRHIVESAGNDALTRAWNALGIEMLTLVGAAHDQVGFPNSVEEHAAIMAALDAGQAAAAARLLKNHACSYVTRDPGSTGALCTTP; this is encoded by the coding sequence ATGACAGTGACAGCGGGGGAGTCCACCGTGAAGGATCCGGACTCCTCTTCCGGCGGCCCTCTGGTTGCCACGCTCTTGCGCGTCCGCGTCCGCGACCACATCGCGGCCAGGATCGTGGACGGGACCTACGCCCCGGGCCAGCGCCTGACAGAACTGGAGATAGCCCGGAGCCTGGGCACCAGCCAGACACCTGCGCGGGAGGCGCTGCGGGACCTTGCGGGCATGGGCTTTGTAGAGTCCGAACCCAACAAGGGCTGCCGCGTTCGGGAACTGGACAGCGAGGACCTGCGACAGGCCCACCCCGTCCGGGCCGCCCTCGAGGAAATCGCCGGACATTCCGCTGCACGTCATCTGAAGGGCAAGACAACGGACTTGGCCAGCGCGCTGGACGGTATGCGGGCCGCACAGGAAAACGGCGACCTCATCGCGCTGTGCTTCCACAGCACACGCTTCCATCGCCACATCGTTGAAAGCGCCGGCAACGATGCACTCACCCGGGCCTGGAACGCCCTGGGAATCGAAATGCTCACCCTCGTAGGCGCCGCCCACGACCAGGTGGGCTTCCCCAACTCGGTGGAAGAACACGCCGCAATCATGGCAGCCCTCGATGCGGGTCAAGCCGCCGCCGCGGCCCGCCTCTTGAAAAACCATGCCTGCTCGTACGTCACCAGGGATCCGGGTTCCACCGGCGCCCTGTGCACCACCCCGTAA
- a CDS encoding SDR family oxidoreductase: MSTSQTVLIIGGTSGIGRDTAKLLASRGDAVIVAGRAQTRAQATPRDIGGGAVGLEIDLTDMDSLRAAAAATGPIDHLVLSAAALAYAPFRELAIDDARNVFEAKFWGYYRAVQVFGPLLPDTGSITFFSGIAADRPAPGTVAVTAVNAAVEGLTRSLAVELAPVRVNAVSPGMTDTEGWSHLPDGQKAAAFEQQAKSLPTGRIGRPEDLASTVLHLIDNGFTTGTIHHVDGGARLV, translated from the coding sequence ATGAGCACCTCGCAGACAGTACTGATTATCGGCGGAACCTCCGGCATAGGTCGCGACACCGCGAAACTGCTGGCATCACGCGGTGACGCGGTCATCGTTGCCGGACGCGCGCAAACCCGCGCGCAGGCCACGCCCCGGGACATTGGCGGTGGCGCCGTCGGCCTTGAGATTGACCTCACTGACATGGACAGCCTCCGGGCAGCCGCTGCGGCAACAGGCCCCATCGACCACCTGGTCCTCTCCGCCGCCGCCCTGGCCTATGCCCCCTTCCGGGAACTTGCCATCGACGACGCCCGGAACGTCTTCGAAGCAAAATTCTGGGGTTACTACCGCGCCGTCCAAGTCTTCGGGCCGTTGCTGCCGGACACCGGCAGCATCACTTTCTTCTCCGGCATCGCCGCCGACCGCCCCGCGCCCGGCACGGTAGCCGTGACAGCAGTGAACGCCGCCGTCGAAGGCCTCACCCGTTCTCTCGCCGTCGAACTAGCTCCCGTGCGGGTTAACGCCGTCAGTCCGGGCATGACCGACACCGAGGGTTGGTCCCACCTCCCCGACGGCCAAAAAGCAGCAGCCTTCGAGCAGCAGGCCAAATCCTTGCCGACCGGCCGTATCGGACGTCCCGAGGACCTCGCCTCTACAGTCCTGCACCTGATCGATAACGGCTTCACGACCGGAACAATCCACCACGTTGACGGCGGAGCCCGCCTTGTCTGA